One Aciduliprofundum boonei T469 genomic region harbors:
- the tmk gene encoding dTMP kinase, translating into MFIVFEGIDGSGKSTIARRIAKHLSSLGHDIFLTEEPTTTWMGKDVRRAIEEEKNPLSQALLFFADRAEHVEAIKKNLEDGKIVISDRYVYSTFAYQGAQMEKLMPLDKALKWLEGVYEPMRLDPDMVILLKIEPRRGLDFVNTRDFKEKFEREEFLERVQDIYMDLADKYGFFVVDSNRNLNEVYEDVRKIIDDRI; encoded by the coding sequence ATGTTTATCGTCTTTGAGGGCATTGACGGTAGTGGCAAGAGCACGATTGCAAGGAGGATTGCTAAGCATTTGAGCTCTTTAGGCCATGATATTTTTCTCACAGAAGAGCCCACAACAACCTGGATGGGAAAGGATGTTCGCAGAGCAATTGAGGAGGAAAAAAATCCATTATCACAGGCGTTATTGTTCTTTGCAGATAGAGCCGAGCATGTTGAGGCAATAAAGAAAAATTTGGAAGATGGGAAGATTGTCATCTCGGATAGATATGTTTACTCAACTTTCGCCTATCAAGGGGCGCAAATGGAAAAACTAATGCCCCTGGATAAAGCTTTAAAATGGTTAGAAGGCGTGTATGAGCCCATGCGCCTTGACCCGGACATGGTTATTCTATTGAAGATAGAACCAAGGAGAGGGTTAGATTTTGTCAATACAAGGGATTTCAAGGAGAAGTTTGAGAGGGAAGAGTTTTTGGAGAGGGTGCAGGATATATATATGGATCTCGCAGATAAGTATGGATTCTTTGTGGTGGATAGTAATAGAAATCTGAATGAAGTTTATGAGGATGTTAGAAAAATAATAGATGATAGGATATGA
- the hxlA gene encoding 3-hexulose-6-phosphate synthase, with translation MPILQVALDFMILERALKVADEAVKGGADWIEVGTPLIKSEGMRAVREIKRRFKKTVVADLKTMDVGRVEVEMATKSGASVVTVLSLADDSTIEDSIKAARKYGARVMVDLINHPEPAKRAKEVEKLGADYVCVHVGVDQQMLGKNPLEILREVASTVSIPVAAAGGINSETAADIVKNGADIVIVGGAIIKAPNVEEAARKIKEAIEKGIKIKSELYKKYGEEELKDAFMKVSTPNLSDAMHRKGALGDFIKLGGGKVVGKAVTVRTLDGDWAKAVEAIDVANPGDVIVIDAQDGKTAVWGELATWSCKVKGIAGVVIYGAARDVDEIKKADYPVFARHIAPNAGEPKGFGEIGVELNIMGVKIKPGDWIIGDESGIAVVPREDAVEIANRALDVMEHENRIREEIKRGGTLSSVMELEKWEVER, from the coding sequence ATGCCCATACTTCAAGTTGCATTAGATTTTATGATTTTAGAGCGTGCCTTAAAAGTGGCAGATGAGGCAGTTAAAGGTGGTGCTGATTGGATTGAAGTTGGAACTCCGTTGATAAAGAGCGAGGGTATGAGAGCGGTTAGAGAGATTAAGAGAAGATTCAAAAAGACCGTGGTAGCGGATTTAAAAACCATGGATGTTGGCCGTGTTGAAGTTGAGATGGCCACAAAAAGTGGTGCCTCCGTGGTAACAGTTCTATCCTTAGCAGATGATTCAACAATAGAAGATTCCATAAAAGCCGCCAGAAAATATGGAGCAAGGGTTATGGTAGATTTAATAAATCATCCAGAGCCGGCAAAGAGGGCCAAAGAAGTGGAAAAATTAGGAGCAGATTATGTGTGCGTGCATGTGGGCGTGGACCAGCAGATGCTTGGCAAAAACCCATTGGAGATTTTGAGAGAAGTTGCTTCAACTGTGAGCATACCCGTTGCTGCTGCTGGAGGCATAAACAGCGAGACCGCTGCGGATATTGTGAAGAATGGTGCTGATATTGTTATTGTTGGTGGCGCTATAATAAAAGCTCCCAATGTGGAGGAGGCTGCAAGGAAAATTAAAGAGGCGATAGAGAAGGGGATTAAAATAAAAAGTGAACTATACAAAAAGTACGGAGAGGAAGAATTGAAAGATGCCTTTATGAAAGTTTCAACTCCAAATTTAAGTGATGCCATGCATCGTAAAGGTGCTTTGGGAGATTTTATAAAATTAGGCGGTGGAAAAGTTGTGGGTAAAGCGGTAACGGTGAGAACATTGGATGGTGATTGGGCAAAAGCGGTTGAAGCAATAGATGTTGCAAATCCTGGAGATGTTATTGTCATTGACGCACAGGATGGAAAAACGGCTGTTTGGGGAGAACTAGCCACATGGAGCTGCAAGGTAAAAGGCATAGCAGGAGTGGTAATTTATGGGGCTGCAAGAGATGTGGATGAGATTAAAAAAGCGGATTATCCGGTATTTGCAAGACACATTGCACCAAATGCTGGAGAGCCAAAGGGATTTGGTGAAATTGGAGTAGAACTGAATATTATGGGCGTAAAAATCAAGCCGGGAGATTGGATAATCGGGGACGAGAGCGGAATAGCCGTAGTGCCGAGAGAGGATGCAGTGGAGATAGCAAATCGCGCCTTGGATGTTATGGAGCATGAGAATAGAATTCGAGAGGAGATAAAAAGAGGTGGAACACTCTCCTCTGTTATGGAATTAGAAAAATGGGAAGTTGAAAGATGA
- a CDS encoding ferritin family protein: MDVSKYSLEDLILLGIKSEEVAKEVYSKVAEEAKNPFLKTRLEALAKEEDRHREILVELYKDLFNGKEPKPPENPDFIPEFPEISIFKELGGTTDIRKILEGAMRAELSAKDYYESIAEKMKDTRVKTIMKYMAKIEEGHYKILKQQYEEIIEFESVMYDEEFMQVDSRF, from the coding sequence ATGGATGTAAGCAAATATAGTTTAGAGGATTTAATATTGCTTGGAATAAAGAGCGAGGAAGTTGCAAAGGAAGTTTACAGCAAGGTAGCGGAAGAGGCAAAAAATCCATTTTTAAAGACCAGACTTGAGGCACTTGCCAAGGAGGAGGACAGGCACAGGGAAATTCTCGTTGAACTTTATAAGGACCTTTTCAATGGCAAGGAGCCAAAACCACCAGAGAATCCTGATTTTATACCTGAATTTCCAGAAATAAGCATATTTAAGGAGTTGGGTGGAACCACGGATATAAGAAAGATTCTTGAAGGAGCCATGAGAGCAGAGCTTAGTGCTAAGGATTATTACGAGAGCATAGCAGAGAAGATGAAAGATACAAGGGTAAAAACGATAATGAAGTATATGGCAAAGATTGAAGAGGGACATTACAAGATACTCAAGCAGCAATACGAGGAGATAATAGAATTTGAAAGTGTAATGTACGATGAGGAATTTATGCAGGTAGATAGCAGGTTCTAA